TGATATTGCAAATCTAAACTTACACAAGGACGGTGTGTGATGTGAAAATAGGTCCACTTTATGCATAAAATGATCCTGTTAAAATTTCCATTTCTAACAAATCATGGCTGTGTTGTGCTTCAGATTACGTGTCAATATAAAGTGGAAACTTCATATTTTTCTTACCTGTAAACTGTCAAGTAATtcattagctgcaataatgtagcccaatccaattttttttttattctgacgttttcgggatagggctacaattccataggatctccgtaatggtgcaaaataattttatgaataaccgataataaactctgtgtattagtcccaaatgttgtttataccaaaaggagtaccaacttcgtgctcgggcatgtctaataaaggtgtttttcattaaatataatgtacagcatgcaaaattcttcgtctgctccgccatgcttgttatcgcgagatctcgtaggtggatctaatgaaaagcctaaacattgacaatcagcgcgaaaatgtagttattcgagccacttcgacaaaggaaggaaaatcatattgttgcagaaagaatttacactctgctgttcggtttttaacttgatattaaattcaaaccttctcaataccgacgaaatagctttcgcctccatacttgtccattgatgtaaataccaccttatatggcatatgcaaatgacttgacaaccggaagttgaaacttcagtacatcaaacatggcgcacaaatatgaatcgagaaactgggatttatcgaaattgttgaaaacggtagaatagagcctcacaaatctaaagttgtaggttgtaaatttatatattgactaagaaacatagaatatcattttatttacgtaaagaaagtcaggaaatgtttagaatgagcgcaaatgttgcgggagtgaatcactcccgcatttgcaccattacggagatcctaaggagttgtagccctctccctaaaaaaaatcaaaaaaaaaaaaaaaaaaaaatcagagagggctacattattgcagctagtaatTCATTAATGGGAGAACAGGACATGTGAATTTATAAAGTGTTTGATtttcatgaagaaaaaaaaatgtattttgacataaatataaaaataagttCAATATTAGCACAGTATTTGATCCTAAAACTAAATGAATTGcatttaactttcaataaaaattcTATCATGACACGTATACAAAAAATTACATCGCATATCTACTCAATGCATTAAAAAAGTATGATAAATTAAAATGACACAGGGTGTATAATGTAACGTGTTGTAAGAAGgtaagtgtatatataagtaACAAACTCGCATACTTGCACAGAAAACATATTAAAGTGGATCTCTTCTTGCATTATGCATATTAAGGCTTTCGGCTAAATCACTAAAAACTGTTCACTCTTAAAATGTAATTCACAGTCTTTAAAAAAGCATTCTATTCTACAACCAATAACACGCTTTAGAACGGTCTGCAGAGTTAAACAGAGTTTAAAATACTCCAATCTCGCCTGTTAAAAAGAAAACCAGGCATCAGCATCAGCCTCTTCATACATAAAgcatttgtaaattatttttgtttctaaaaatattaaaaacaaggTGCATTTCCCATTTTTTCCACAAGGCATCAGGACTGTGTACTCGAGATTCCAGAAAACATAtcgtaatttaaaaaaaaagaaaagaagaaccCTACCACTTCGATGATGGAAAGAGCTAGGGAGCCCTATCTACTTAAACaagaaaacaatatgtataaCAAGACACACAATGTATGGAATCTGAAATTTCTAAACTCCGATCAGCAAAGCTTTGATCAATGGAACCTGAGCACATCTCTCTCCACAAATCAAGCAATAACCACTTGTCTCTCAACAATAAAACTACGTTTCTACTTATTTGGCACCATTCTGAAGCATCTTCAAGAAACCAAAACCTGACACATCAAACAACAGACACAATCTGTAGTTTCACTTCCTCTGACTTCTGTTTTTTTGACAGTTTGTAACTGTTCCGTGAACCAGATGGCTTGGGAAGATTTAAGTTTCCTGTAGACTTAACAATTGGGCTGGAGAACACAGATGGTGCATGTGAAATATGTACAGAGTGTCCTTTCTTTGGATTGGAGTGGATTACCGAAGTCTTGGGACTACCTGAAAGTCTTGAAATCTGTGAACTACCCGACACGGATGGAACATTTTCTGTTGATTTGCTCGATCTTATCCCCGACAAAGTCGTCGATTGGTACACGCTTCCCATACTGGACGAGAGAGATTTGAGATCAGGAACCGATTTATTTTTCACAGCATTATCTGTCCTGCCCTGCCAAATAGGCTGAGACACCACTATGTCCTCCGGCGACAATGGTTCCTCTTCGGGTgaaaattcattcaaaatagCTGAATCGTCCTTGCTGACCATATCATAGCCAGTGCCGGGAGTCTCTGTGTCGCTCCAGAGGAGCCGCCCACAACTCCCAAACAGTTTGGACAAACCAAACATGTCTCCTGTGTTCCAGACAGTCACCCTGTGGGAGACAAGAAGATAAGATGGTTATCAATGGGAAACTCGGGGCACTTCACATCAGGAACTACGCTAACAATACTACGCAGTAACAACTAGAGATATATTTTCGAAAACAATTGCACACAAGTCATAGCTTTTAGCACCAACCTCATTTCCCCCAAATCTTATACAACACATACTTTCCCCATTGCCTTATCATGTAGTTATTCCCTTTATTATCCCCCACCCTTCAGAAAAAACCCTATCGTAAAAAGACCCAACccttttccatatatatatatatatacatgaatatatcCAACAGCAACAAACACACAGAGAGTTAAAGTTTATGAAAAATGACTCCAATGAAGGACAGAGAGGGAGATCACATTCATGGCGAGAGTGCACACAATGTTACCAAGGTGACTGTCATGAGGAAACAGGTACACATCATTCAGTCTGACACACAGAATGACAGAGAACCAGACAAGTGCAGAAAGATAAGGAGAACCAGGCAAGTGCAGgatgacaaacaaacaaacaaacaaaagggTAGAGGACTTAACAGTCAAATCATGCGATTTTGGAGGATATAAGAAATGTGTTTAAAGAAGAAATTAAAGAAATGCTAGTAACGGTAACAGATGATGAAGTAGATTTTAAAATTAGGGAAAATGTTAACATATACGTACATTTATGTGATTGTAGTAACCCTATTTTGACAACAGTAAAAATCTtccatatttaaataaaaaattgcaTATGGATTATCACATGAGTGTATATAGTAAATAAAGTAGAGTGGTTTTTATTCAGACTTGCTAATTGATAAATAAATCGATTAGTATTGCTCACAGAGATTTGATTAAGACCACTAGGAAGTGCAGCTTCGTTGTTCACTTCATGCTTCAGCTCTGTGTAAGTCACGTACAGGAACACGTTCACATGCTGGGACATCAGGAAATGTGTGTATATTGCTGACCATTAATTTAGTGacatcacatacaatatactaACAACCACTATAATACATGCCGTATATAAAAGTTATAGACACATCATGTCAATGTAAGGTTAAATCCGCGCAGTCTGACAAGTCTGATTACAATGCCCCTATTACAAACCAGCTGTTGAATACACTAGTATATAAATCTAGGTCAAGTTCTGTTATGATTGAAAACTCAAGACCGCTCACTAGCCGTATTTAAGTAACGATTTACCTTCGCTCTCCCCAGCCCCATCCATTGCCATTTAATGGAGTGAAATCAGATAAAAGCGTATTACACAATAACAATCTAGAAATCGTTCGCCGCCGAGGACTCTCGACAATCTTGTTGTACCGTGTCGACAGGATGGAAAACACTTCCTTAGTGTGGTATTCCGAATGAGTCATTTTCACCTGTACTTTGTTACCTTATTGCGTCAAATTTCCatttgaatttaaataaaaatcttactTATCAATTTAGATCTACATATTGTAGTTTATCCTACCTTTGTGAACAGATTTTGTCCGACGGGTTAAAAGTTTAACTCCTTACAAAGCCATGTTGTAAACAATTCCTGAATAATCCAGCTATGTGTCTATTTCCGGAAATTTATTTATATCGGAACCTGTCAAAGTATGAAGTCCGTGACTTGATGACAAAGACTTCTATAAAAGTATCAAATCATTAATGTACATGGAAAAAGAGAAAATAGTTACCTGCCTTTCTTTAAAATGTTCCTTTCGTCTGCACGTATGTGTATGATAAAATCCGTAGGTAGCTCACAGGTGTGCCAACCAAACAAAATAAAAGGGGGTGGCACAGAGTTTGATAAGTCACGTGATACGTCACCAGTGcatcatttaaaatttataGCTCACCTGTTCAAGGTGCGCGACGGATACTTATTGCTCGGCTTTCGTGATACGCTACAGTATGTAATCTTAATAAGTTAATAAGCCGCGCGCCTGGCCGTATCATTTACAGCATTTATAAATTACTCCGGAGTGGGTTTAGCGCGTTTATAGATTAAATAGATCGTGCATTTGTAATGTACTACAATCATCCCATTCTTTTCGAGTTCTTTTGCAACAAACaactttttcataaaaaaatgaaaacgaaaactaaatttatgttttaattaGTATTACCgtatggaatgtaatttattcccatgattttttttcttcaaatttttaaattccaaaaCTGCGGAAAATGTATACAGAAGTATATAGGGTGGGGATAATATACTTCAATGTTGGGACATCATAGACAATTTACTGCTCCTTTaattttttaagaattttatatttgtacttgtTACAACCAAACTTAGCGGAAAACAATAAATAACAGTCCATGCATccattgtttgtttgtgtgtcCTTAATTCTCGATAATGTAAGCGCTGTCTTTATAATTTGACACGCTGACTTGATTAAGTTGAATAACttgatataaaattcaatatattacaaatacaaaGACAGGGACTAAATGTCAATGTTGTTTAATGTATTAACGGGGATTTACAAACAATGGACGCATGGGGAGGGCGGGGGAGGGGGTGATTTCTATATGATGGATAAGTCACGTGAATTTCACCATCTCGTAATATTACAATATTAGGGGTAAACAGAATTACTGAAATACCCGTGATTTACCGAAATATCTCCAGAAAACACCGAAACACCCCCTAACGTACCGAAATaccaatttttttcatttcatatgtTGCGATTTAAATCACAATAATACGAAGTGAAAAAATGGGGTATTTTGGTAGGTTAGGGGGGGGGAGTATTTCGGTGTTTTCTGAGGGTATTTCGGTAAATCATGGGTATTTCGGTAATTCTATGTATCGCGAAATAAGGAAAAATACAGTTACCAGGTTTTGATTCAGATAAGTAAATATATTGAACTGCTGAATAAGCGATACTGAATTGCAGTTAGTTTGCAAAAACACACAGGGTTCCAACAAAAATATCTTGAAAAATCGTAAATctgacaaagaaaaaaaaatgtaaatgtcTGGTATTACAGAAGATGTTGATTAAACACTATTTTATGGAATATCTAAATTTTCATACGCCGAATAAACACCACCCAATGGCCATAATATTATTAACCGAATAAGATCTGCCTTTCTTGGGAAGTTTTGAATTGAATggaataataaaaatgattacttttcaATTGCATTTCAAAGTTGAATGATCATTGAGTCCAAATGACTTGTACATTCAATCTTTATTTCCCCCTTGCGGAGATTTCATGTtgtaacatttacatatatttagaatacataaagaaaatcaaaatgataatatatatataaagaacagAGATAGAAAAttataacaaaaaacaaaacgtaTGTACATGgataaatgtttacataattataatcTACAAAAATTTAATTAAGTCGGCTCGTTGTGTAACTTTTGACGACCATGCAATCATTTCAAAGTTGAcaaatattattcatttatctttttattaaaaataatatcaaaaaggAATAAGATGATTTTGGGTGAGAAAAAAAAGAGAGCAATATTATCTTATTAAACAAAATCCGTGCACCACATGTGTGAAAGGGTTAGCTACAGAACTGCATCGTCGGacacccacggctgatctcatCTTCTACTgatgggtatccgacgatgcaGAACTGTGGCTCTCcgaaaaaatattgggacagatctcTGATACTGTGGgtctctgattttttttctagagaGCTACATTTCTGCAGCTTTTAAAGAGTATgactttaattattttgaaaaggAAAACTTTCGTGGTTTTTGAAGGCAGTGGCCTAGTATCAAAAGCAATATTTTTGAAGAGAAAACCCCCAGTTCAGTCTTTTAAAAGTCTCTCGTGTTACGATGATGTCACACCCCGGTGTATACTGAGACCTGTAATGTACGAGAATATCGCACAGTTCAACATCAAGAGTGTTAAATCAAGTCTTCATAAAATCAAGGGATCTGACTGTTTAAATTCAAAGAATTTCTCCAGTCAATGAAATGACCAACAAAAACCCTTCTCTTGTTCAGTGTACATTTCACTCGATCGCTAAATCCAAACAATGAACAGTGAAGATTTCAAAGACATAAAAATACACACGTGTATTTGTAGGAAACAAATTCTAGCGATTCTAATATTAAACAGACGGCGCGTGGTTACGTCATTAACAAAGCGCACGTCTGTGGGTTGTCTGAGGAAAAACATGAATGAGATTTGGCGGAAGTTGTTAACAACTGCAGCCTGTCAGCGGTGGCGGCGTACTCCTCCCGGAGTGCCGATTAGCAGATAATCGCCGAATAACATGTAGTGTGCTCCACAGGGCACGGCCCTAGCGCTAATGTTTCCACATACATTTACAAACTAAGATTATCTGATTAAGTGTTTAGGCGgtagtaaatatatacatgtatgtcccgTAAACACTCAAACAAAGACCAGGTACCACTTAATGCCATTCATAAAACTTACAGTAACAGTGCGACTTCTTGAAAAAGCACATTTCTTAATACATTGTGAATTGTGAATTAGTACACGGTTCAATACGACCAATGAAATTCAAGCAATTCCTCGTTACAAGGACGGTGATGATTTCCAAACCAGACCCAGTGTCAAATACGCAAAGCAGTTATACATCCCAAATTcagaatatttcaaaagcttTCAATCATCAACCCGACAATTAAACATATGCAATTACAAACACTCTTGAACTTACTTGAAAAATCTGGCAATCCTACATCCACCCAACATTCCCCGCTCCATATGATAAAATGATGGCACGTGTGCCAGCCCGCCAACGCTGTTATTAAAATGTGTACAATTTTTCAGCTATACTAAGGTCAAGGTGAGTAGGAAAATACAACTCATCTCAGGAATGCAAGTATCCGAGGTCACGTGATGTCTTAAGATCCATCATCCTCAACGAGAGGTCGAGAAAATGCATGAAGAAAGACCGCGTAACAACATGTATCCATCTATCATGCGAACTATTTAGGCCTGTTGTTATTGCTTAACAATGTAGATCGACTTCTTGAAAAAGCACACCGAATGAAGATCAAAAGCACATAATAATTCCGAACCTTTGTGTGACAGACGGTACATATGACGTACATGTGTTAATTTGGGGGCAGAGGGCAGGTGCAAgtgttttaaatacatgtacatatagatataatAATAGATTAGATAAGTTAGAAACAGTTGATAATTATAAATATCTGGGAGTAATGTTTGCTTATACTGGTAATTTCGTGAAAAATGCAGAGAATCTTGCTAAAGCAGGGGGGCATGCTCTTGGGAAAATTATATCCACAATTCATACTAATAAAGACTAGGTTTAGGGCTTCTGAGAAACTATTTTACTCCTGTGTAATACCTATCTTGGATTATCTTGGACTATGCATCTAGTGTCTGGGGTTTCAAAAAATTTCAATCAATAGACGATATTCAAAACAGGGCTATTCGGTATTTTATTGGGGTGCATCGTTTTACACCTACATTGTCTGTTTACGGAGACACTGGATGTATACCCAGTCAATATAGACGTGGGATAAATGTTATCCGATATTGTAATAGAGTATTGTTCTTCGATAATGAGCGTATTACAAGagatatatttgaatttgattacAATAGATGTAGAAACAATTGGTGTGgtgatttgaaagaaatatttcataatttagaGTTAGACTATTATTTTGAGTCAAAGCTAATGGTAGATATAAATATGGttcaatcaaaaatacacttttatTATTCAAACCTTTGGGgcaatgaaattttcaatattcCCAAATTGCGTACTTATGTATCTTTCAAAACGACTTTTGGTAGGGAAAATTATGTAGTTCTGGATACGCCTAAATATTTACGTTCAGTTTTGGCGCAATTTAGATGTGGTATTTTACCATGACGAATAGAGACTGGTAGATATCATGGAGAATCTGTTGAAGAACGAATTTGTACCCTTTGTTTCGAAAATAGTGTAgaagatgaaattcattttctattGCACTGTCCTCCGTACTACGAGTATCGATCAAAACTTTTTGAAAACACTGGATTTAACCATATGTTATTAAGGTCAGATATGGATGTATTATGCATGctaatttcaaagaatttgTATTCTTCATTAATGCGTAGGCAGTcagttattttcaaaaattaagaaTGTAAATTATGTGTATCAATGTCTACATACATATGGTTTTATACTTAATTTTCCCATTATCCCCTAAAACACATTGATGTACTGCAGGTATAATTTACTTACaacatgtatgtgtgttttcatgtttgttttCCCTGTATTTCTTAACTGtgcttcttttttctttttctttatgtACTGCATTTAAGTTTTGTGTTTAAAGTGGCATATAGGCCCGATGCCGATGGGCcgggtgtttgatttatttttacactTTCTGTTAACATAATGTTATGtcactataaataaataaactactaCTACTTCTATAGATATAGTCGTTACTCGTCATCAGGGGTCTAAGTTAAACAAATCAAAGTCACTTTCATAAGAATTGCTTTGTGACGACGACCATCAATTTCTGCCTACATTAGAATTTAGTCTTGATTGTGGTCATACAAACGCACACCGCCCATCCGACGATTTTTAAGTATAATTTTTTCAAATCTATCAATCGAAAGTATTTacataataaccaattgtataATTTGTTTAAATCTATCAATCGAAAGTATTTACACAATAACCAACTGTATAATTTGTTTAAATCTATCAATAGAAAGTATTTAAATACTAATCAACGGTATAATTTGTTTAAATGTATCAATCGAAAGTATTTACATACTAATCAATTGTATAATTTGTTCAAAGTGTAAACATGTATCAATCATTTGCTTTCACTTGGATAATAAAACATGGAAATAGGGAAATTTTAATCGAATATTGCTTATtggttttaaaatttgtttgtttGCAATTTATAAAATCATCAGATGTGAACTTTTTCTGTTTATCGGGAGTGTATTTTGATATGGAATGGAAGAACTTTGTGTTAcgatttgattttcattttttcagatGCCGCACTTAtctattttaagaaataaatttcatttttgaaataacaCGAACGTATGAACTGTGACTCCACATACCGCCATACTTCTCATGTCGTAgttcatatttataaatataaatcgcattttcctctatgaaccaaccaatttcagcacgcgacacaatccgttcatattgactatgaacggattatgaactagcttaaaacacacgactgagagagcgtaatgatttggaaaaaaatacaacatgtgttacaaagatatcgcaagtcacacctcggattaagattgtgaacttacgtggattatcatcccaatcttgcggtctcctagctccaaaatacagagcaccgtgcaatgttgataaaaggcagggtgagacgaagtgtgacgtcatgtctatgtgttgacgtacctCACAATACTACTGTGACAAATTTATACAagaaaatagaagcaatgtaaacaaacagtgttttagtaaatgaatataaatacagagtgtataagaaatgaacatcacttttgagctgttcatggtcaatatgaacggatttggatttgaggcaaattctctgtgaattgCTAGGACGATTCACatagaatttgcctcaaatccaaatccgttcatattgaccataaacagctcaaaagt
This genomic window from Ostrea edulis chromosome 4, xbOstEdul1.1, whole genome shotgun sequence contains:
- the LOC125669664 gene encoding uncharacterized protein LOC125669664, whose product is MTHSEYHTKEVFSILSTRYNKIVESPRRRTISRLLLCNTLLSDFTPLNGNGWGWGERRVTVWNTGDMFGLSKLFGSCGRLLWSDTETPGTGYDMVSKDDSAILNEFSPEEEPLSPEDIVVSQPIWQGRTDNAVKNKSVPDLKSLSSSMGSVYQSTTLSGIRSSKSTENVPSVSGSSQISRLSGSPKTSVIHSNPKKGHSVHISHAPSVFSSPIVKSTGNLNLPKPSGSRNSYKLSKKQKSEEVKLQIVSVV